A window from Roseburia sp. 499 encodes these proteins:
- a CDS encoding argininosuccinate synthase — protein MKEKVILAYSGGLDTTAIIPWLKENYDYEVICCCIDCGQEEELDGLEERAKLSGASKLYIEDIIDEFAEDYIIPCVQAGAVYENKYLLGTSMARPGIAKKLVEIARKEGATAICHGATGKGNDQIRFELGIKALAPDLKIIAPWRDDKWGMQSREDEIEYCKAHGIDLPFSADNSYSRDRNLWHISHEGLELENPANEPNYDHLLVLGVSPEKAPDEPEYVTMTFESGVPKTLNGKSMKVAEIIRELNKLGGKHGIGIVDIVENRVVGMKSRGVYETPGGTILMEAQKQLEELVLDRDTMNTKKDMGNKMAQIVYEGKWFTPLREAVQAFVTSTQKYVTGEVKFKLYKGNIIKAGTTSPYSLYSESLASFTTGDLYDHHDAEGFITLFGLPLKVRAMKMAEAEKNNK, from the coding sequence ATGAAAGAAAAAGTAATTTTAGCGTATTCCGGCGGACTGGATACCACTGCCATTATTCCATGGTTAAAGGAAAATTATGACTATGAAGTTATCTGCTGCTGTATTGATTGTGGTCAGGAAGAGGAACTGGATGGCTTAGAAGAACGTGCCAAATTATCCGGTGCTTCTAAATTATACATAGAAGATATTATTGATGAATTTGCAGAAGATTACATCATTCCATGTGTTCAGGCTGGTGCCGTTTATGAAAACAAATACCTTTTAGGTACTTCCATGGCTCGTCCGGGAATTGCAAAAAAATTAGTAGAAATTGCAAGAAAAGAAGGTGCTACTGCTATCTGTCACGGTGCTACCGGTAAGGGAAATGACCAGATTCGTTTTGAACTTGGTATTAAAGCTCTGGCTCCTGACTTAAAGATTATTGCTCCATGGCGAGATGATAAATGGGGTATGCAGTCCCGTGAAGATGAAATTGAATATTGCAAAGCTCACGGAATCGATCTTCCATTTTCTGCGGACAACAGCTATAGCCGTGACCGTAACTTATGGCATATCAGCCATGAAGGTCTGGAACTTGAAAATCCGGCAAATGAGCCGAACTACGACCATTTATTAGTACTTGGCGTTTCTCCAGAAAAGGCTCCTGACGAACCGGAATATGTTACTATGACTTTCGAATCAGGTGTTCCTAAAACTCTGAACGGAAAATCCATGAAGGTTGCAGAAATCATTCGCGAATTAAACAAATTAGGCGGAAAACATGGTATTGGTATCGTTGATATTGTAGAAAACCGTGTAGTTGGTATGAAATCTCGTGGTGTTTATGAAACTCCTGGCGGAACCATTCTTATGGAGGCTCAGAAACAGTTAGAGGAACTTGTATTAGACCGTGACACCATGAATACCAAAAAAGATATGGGCAACAAAATGGCTCAGATTGTATACGAAGGAAAATGGTTCACACCGCTTCGTGAAGCAGTACAGGCATTCGTAACCTCTACTCAGAAATATGTAACCGGTGAAGTAAAATTCAAGCTGTACAAAGGAAACATCATCAAAGCAGGAACTACTTCTCCATATTCTCTGTATAGCGAATCTCTGGCAAGCTTTACCACCGGTG
- the argJ gene encoding bifunctional ornithine acetyltransferase/N-acetylglutamate synthase, which produces MEIITGGVTAAKGFKAAATAAGIKYKDRTDMAMIVSETPAVSAGTFTTNVVKAAPVKWDRQVVESQECAQAIVVNAGIANACTGEEGMSYCKKTADAVQEVLNIPAEQVLVASTGVIGMQLPIDRIQNGVKTMVPKLSDTKESGHEAACAIMTTDTKSKEVAVTFEVDGKTVTVGGMCKGSGMIHPNMCTMLGFVTTDFAISKELLQEALREDIKDTYNMISVDGDTSTNDTVLLLANGMAGNTKVTEKNEAYQKFVEALNYVNTTLAKKMAGDGEGATALFETQVINADTKENAKVLAKSVICSSLTKAAIYGHDANWGRILCALGYSGVQFDPEAIELFFQSKSGKIQIYKDGVATDYSEEEATKILSDEEVTVLVDMKMGDAQATAWGCDLTYDYVKINADYRS; this is translated from the coding sequence ATGGAAATAATCACGGGCGGAGTTACCGCAGCAAAAGGATTCAAGGCAGCAGCCACAGCAGCAGGAATTAAATATAAAGACCGTACCGATATGGCAATGATTGTAAGTGAAACACCGGCAGTATCAGCAGGCACATTTACCACCAATGTAGTAAAAGCAGCTCCGGTAAAATGGGATAGACAAGTAGTAGAAAGTCAGGAATGCGCTCAGGCAATCGTAGTAAATGCAGGAATTGCTAACGCATGTACCGGAGAAGAAGGAATGTCCTATTGTAAGAAAACAGCAGATGCTGTTCAGGAAGTATTAAATATACCGGCAGAACAGGTATTGGTAGCATCTACCGGAGTTATTGGAATGCAACTTCCAATCGATAGAATACAAAATGGTGTGAAGACAATGGTACCAAAACTTTCTGATACAAAAGAGAGTGGTCATGAAGCAGCATGTGCTATTATGACAACAGATACAAAGTCTAAGGAAGTAGCAGTAACCTTCGAAGTGGATGGAAAGACCGTAACCGTAGGCGGTATGTGTAAAGGTTCGGGAATGATACATCCGAATATGTGCACTATGTTAGGCTTTGTAACAACCGATTTTGCAATTTCCAAAGAACTGCTTCAAGAGGCATTGCGTGAGGATATAAAAGATACATATAATATGATTTCCGTAGATGGTGATACATCTACCAACGATACCGTATTACTGCTTGCAAACGGAATGGCAGGAAATACAAAGGTAACAGAAAAAAATGAGGCATATCAAAAGTTTGTAGAAGCATTGAATTATGTAAATACTACACTGGCAAAGAAGATGGCAGGGGATGGAGAAGGTGCAACGGCGCTATTTGAAACCCAGGTTATCAATGCAGATACAAAGGAAAATGCTAAGGTACTTGCAAAGTCTGTGATTTGTTCCTCTTTGACTAAGGCAGCTATTTATGGACATGACGCTAATTGGGGAAGAATTCTTTGTGCTTTAGGATATTCCGGAGTACAGTTTGACCCGGAAGCTATTGAATTGTTTTTCCAGAGCAAATCCGGAAAGATTCAGATTTATAAGGATGGAGTTGCAACGGATTATAGCGAAGAAGAAGCTACGAAAATATTGTCTGATGAAGAAGTAACCGTACTTGTAGATATGAAAATGGGAGATGCACAGGCTACTGCATGGGGCTGTGATTTGACCTATGATTATGTAAAAATCAATGCAGATTACCGTTCTTAA
- the argC gene encoding N-acetyl-gamma-glutamyl-phosphate reductase — translation MIKAGIIGATGYAGGELVRILLGHKEVEIKWYGSRSYIDEKYANVYRNMFQLVEDTCLDDNIEELAKQVDVIFTATPQGFLAGVLTEDILQHTKVIDLSADYRLKDVKTYEEWYKIEHKSPQFIEEAVYGLCEVNREKVKKARLVANPGCYTTCSILTAYPLVKEGLIDPNTLIVDAKSGTSGAGRGAKVPNLFCEVNENMKAYGVATHRHTPEIEEQLGYAAGEQVVINFTPHLVPMNRGILATEYASLKKVQQPDGSVTYPTYEQVKAVYDKYYKDEYFVRVLDKDQCPETKWVEGSNFVDIGFKIDERTGRIIMMGAIDNLVKGAAGQAVQNMNLLFGFPENEGLQLVPMFP, via the coding sequence ATGATAAAAGCAGGAATAATCGGAGCAACCGGATACGCAGGCGGAGAGTTGGTGCGTATTCTGCTGGGACATAAGGAAGTGGAGATTAAGTGGTATGGCTCTAGAAGTTATATTGATGAAAAGTATGCCAATGTATACCGCAATATGTTTCAGTTGGTGGAAGATACCTGTCTGGATGATAATATAGAAGAACTGGCAAAGCAGGTAGATGTTATTTTTACTGCAACACCTCAGGGATTCTTAGCAGGAGTGCTGACAGAGGATATTTTGCAGCATACCAAGGTAATAGATTTAAGTGCAGACTATCGTTTAAAGGACGTAAAGACTTATGAAGAGTGGTATAAGATAGAACATAAGAGTCCGCAGTTTATTGAAGAAGCTGTCTATGGATTGTGCGAAGTGAATAGAGAAAAAGTGAAAAAGGCAAGACTGGTGGCTAATCCGGGATGTTACACTACATGTTCCATACTTACAGCATATCCATTAGTAAAGGAAGGATTGATTGATCCGAATACGTTGATTGTAGATGCTAAGTCAGGAACCTCAGGAGCCGGAAGAGGGGCCAAGGTACCAAATCTTTTCTGTGAAGTAAATGAGAATATGAAAGCTTATGGCGTGGCAACGCACAGACATACTCCTGAGATTGAAGAACAGCTTGGATATGCGGCAGGAGAACAGGTTGTTATTAACTTTACACCACACCTTGTACCGATGAACAGAGGGATTTTGGCAACAGAGTATGCTTCCTTGAAAAAGGTACAGCAGCCGGATGGAAGTGTTACATATCCAACCTATGAGCAGGTGAAGGCAGTTTATGATAAATATTATAAGGATGAATATTTTGTACGTGTGTTAGACAAGGACCAGTGTCCTGAGACAAAATGGGTAGAAGGAAGTAACTTTGTAGATATTGGATTTAAAATAGATGAACGTACCGGACGAATTATTATGATGGGAGCTATTGATAATCTGGTAAAAGGAGCGGCAGGACAGGCAGTTCAGAACATGAATCTGCTATTTGGATTTCCTGAAAACGAAGGTTTACAGTTAGTTCCAATGTTCCCTTAA
- a CDS encoding GNAT family N-acetyltransferase → MENKMDIVIREMRLEDYEGVYALWKTIKGFGIRSMDDSREGVERFIKRNPTTSIVAEADGKIVGAILCGHDGRRGCFYHVCVQEEYRKHGIGKQMAVEAMRALQKEHINKVCLIAFKSNEVGNAFWKSVGWTFREDLNYYDFTLNDENITTFQ, encoded by the coding sequence ATGGAAAATAAAATGGATATTGTGATACGGGAAATGAGACTAGAGGATTACGAAGGCGTATATGCTCTTTGGAAAACAATTAAAGGCTTTGGAATACGAAGTATGGATGATTCCAGAGAAGGAGTAGAACGTTTTATCAAGAGAAATCCTACCACCAGTATTGTAGCAGAAGCAGATGGGAAAATCGTAGGTGCAATTTTGTGTGGGCACGACGGCAGAAGAGGTTGTTTCTATCATGTGTGTGTGCAGGAAGAATATCGCAAGCATGGGATTGGAAAACAAATGGCAGTAGAGGCTATGCGGGCATTACAGAAAGAGCATATTAATAAGGTCTGTCTCATAGCATTTAAGAGTAATGAAGTGGGAAATGCTTTCTGGAAAAGTGTCGGATGGACCTTTCGAGAAGATTTGAATTACTATGATTTTACCCTAAATGATGAAAATATTACTACGTTCCAGTAA